GCGCATCCTCACCGACAAGTTCGTACCTGTTATCAGAGCCTGGGACTTGACCTCGGGTTCAGCCACGCTGGGTCAGATTCTTACCATTCAGTGACTCTCATTGGACGGTTCCTGTCCTGCCAATTTTTATTCAGAAGGAGCACACCATGCTTTCAAATCTACTCAAGCGGCGAAAGCCGCAGCAGTCACCATTGTTCACCATGGGCTCGTTGCAATTGAGCGAGAAGGTGCGCTGGCTTGCCAGTAAAGGCCTTATCGAACCATTGCCCTATGTGTTGCGTCACGTGCGCGGCGATTGGGGAGATGTCGAAGAAACGGCACGCCAGGCCAACGATGACGCCCTTGAACAGGGCGCCCCAATGACCTCGTGCTTTTCGATTACGCCTCGTCTGATCTTGATGGTGATCACAAGCGATGACCACAGCAAGACCCTTGTTCAACTGATTGACGAACAGGTTCTGGGCTGACGGCACTTTATTACTGACGTTACGCAGCCTTCGGGGTCACGCACCCCGACAGGGTGGCATGGCCCCTTTTTTTCCTACAGAAATGGAGCAACACCATGCCACTTGTACTTTTCGCACAACCACGCTTTCCGACCGGCGTCGTAGTTATGACGCCTGGTGTTGAGTATCTGGCTCTACAAGGCCGGTTCAACCCGGCGATCTATTTGCGCCGTCATCTTAGCGGTGACTGGGGTGATCTTGACGAAGGCGATCGTCAACTGAACGATGCCGCGCTGGAATCAGGCCAGGATCGCCTGTTTTCGTCCTACAAGGTCGCACCTGAGCTGAAACTCTGGATCATTACTGAATGGGATCGCAGCGTGACCACGCTACTCCTGCCCAGCGAATACTGATTCCACTCATGGCGGCCTCCGGCCGCCATTTACCTTTTATCCCCAAGGGGCATGTCACTGCCCCTTGGGGGAGGTGCGTGCCCCATTTTTATGGAGTACCACCATGAATACGCAATGTGAAGCGACGACAGTCGCAGAAACCTTCCACGCCGACGAACTGGCAGATGCCGCAGACTCGGAACTGTCATTCAGCCTACCGGACTTCATTGCGGAGTTTGGCGACGAACTGCTGGATTCCCTGAACCGGGCCAATCCGCCTGTCTATAACGGAACGCCCCGACCTCATCGTCAATTGGTGCTCGCAGGCTTGAAACGTCAGCTTTTCCCTGCACAGGCCGAAGTAGTTCATGCCGTCACCGAACTGTTGATCGTGGCGAACGCGCCGCCATCATCAATGCGGAAATGGGTACCGGGAAAACCATCATGGCTATCGCCACAGCGGCGGCCATGAATGCCGAAGGGTACCGGCGTACGCTGATACTGAGTCCACCACACCTGGTCTACAAATGGCGGCGTGAAATCCTCGAAACCGTTCCTGGTGCGAATGTCTGGGTTCTCAATGGACCCGACACCCTGGTCAAGCTCATCAAGATGCGCGAGCAACTGGGTGTGCAGCCCACGGGCCAGGAGTTCTTCGTTCTCGGCCGCGTTCGGATGCGCATGGGATTCCACTGGAAACCCGCATTCGTTCGTCGTCGTACCCGTCATGGTTCTATGGGAGTATGCCCGCACTGCGGACATGCCATCACCGATCTGGACGGCGAACCCATCAGCACGGCGGAACTCGAAGCCGAAGACGCGCGGCGTAAATGCAGTCTCTGCAAATCCACGCTATGGACGCTGATGCGCCCACGTGGACTGTCTACCACAGACCTGTCCGGTGCCGTTATCAAGGCGCTCAAACGTATTCCGACCATTGGCGAAGCCACTGCGCAGAAGCTGATGAAGAAATTCGGCGAGTCGTTCCTAGTTTCCATGTTAGGCGACAACATTCATGAGTTTATCAACCTCATGGATGATCGCGGCGAATTGGTGTTTTCCGATCGTCAGGCGCATCGGATGGAACGCGCCATGGCGAATATGGAGCTCGGATTCGGAGAAGGCGGATACCAGCCGTCGGAGTTTGTGAAGCGCTATCTTCCGCAGGGTTATTTTGACCTGCTGGTCGCTGACGAGGGGCACGAGTACAAGAGCACGGGCTCAGCTCAAGGGCAGGCCATGGGTGTGCTCGCCGCCAAGGCACGCAAGTCCTTGTTGCTGACCGGGACGCTGATGGGCGGCTACGCGGACGATCTGTTCGCGCTGCTGTTCCGAACACTTCCCGGCAGGATGATCGAAGACGGCTATCGGCCTTCGAAGACCGGAAGCATGACGTCGGCGGCAATGGCGTTCATGCGTGACCATGGTGTCTTGAAGGATATCTATTCCGAAAGCACTGGCAGCGCGCACAAGACCGCCAAAGGCAATAAGGTCACGGTACGCACTGTCAAAGCCCCCGGGTTTGGCCCCAAAGGCATCCTGCGCTGTGTACTGCCGTTCACGGTGTTCCTGAAGTTGCGGGACATCGGTGGCAATGTGCTGCCGGCCTACGATGAGGAGTTCCGTGAAGTCGCCATGGAGGCGGATCAGGGCAATGCCTATCGTGAACTGGCAAATAACCTGACTGCGCAACTCAAGGAAGCGTTGCGCAAGCGGGATACGACTCTTCTGGGTGTCGTCCTCAACGTGTTGCTGGCCTGGCCGGACACATGCTTTCGTCCCGAGACGGTAACGCATCCGCGTACACGGGCACTGCTGGCTTTTGCGCCGTCGCAGTTCAACGAGTTGGAATACACGCCGAAAGAGCGTGAATTGATCGATATCTGCAAAGCGGAAAAAGCCCAGGGCCGCAAGGTGCTGGCTTATACAGTCTATAGCGGTACACGGGATACGCTATCGAGGCTCAAACGGTTGCTGGAGCAGGAAGGTCTGAAAGTCGCGGTGCTGCGCGCAAGCGTAGATACCTCTCGGCGAGAGGACTGGATTGTCGAGCAACTGGATAGGGGTATCGATGTGCTTCTGACGAATCCTGAACTCGTCAAGACGGGACTGGATTTGTTGGAGTTTCCCACGATCGTTTTCATGCAATCGGGGTGGAACGTCTACACCCTGCAGCAAGCGGCGCGCCGTTCATGGCGTATTGGCCAGAAGTTGGCCGTGAAGGTTATCTACCTCGGCTACCAGGGTACGTCGCAAATGACGTGTCTTGCGCTCATGGCTAAAAAAATCCTCGTCTCGCAAAGCACGTCGGGTGACGTGCCGGAATCGGGTCTGGATGTACTGAACCAAGACGGTGATTCGGTAGAGGTGGCATTGGCAAGGCAATTGGTTGCAGCGTAATGGTGTTTTTTCCGGCGCCCTGATGGGCGCCGGATTTTTTACGATGAATGCTAGGCGACTGATATTGACGAGTTGGTCAGGTAGGAGGCAGGTTTGGATCGCCTCAGTGGTACAAGCCAGTATCTGCATTAGAGAGACAATTCACCGACCTCGGAGCGGATTTGGTTTAGTCAGATGTTTGTTATCTTTGCACAGCTTGGAGAGTCAAGCGCTCGCCACTATGATGTGCTCATTACACCTGTTTTTATAGAGCACAACGGCAAGGGCGAAGTACGTAATGATCACAGGAAAATACGACCTGCACCAACTGGGGTGGCATAGTTTTCAGCAGCTTTGCATTGCGGTCACCACAACAGTGTTAGGTCAAACAGTCGAGTCCTTCCTGGATGGTAATGATGGAGGCCGGGATGGCGCATTCAAAGGCTCTTGGTCGCCTCAAGAAAATGAAATATACCAAGGAAAATTTGTCATCCAATGCAAGTTCAGTGCGCGGCGAGGGCATAACCTCAACTACTCCGATATCTCCGATGAGCTGTGTAAGGTCAAAAGGCTGATCGACAAGGGGCAGTGTGACATATACGTGATCATGACGAACGCGGGTGTGACTGGGGCCAGTCACCTCAAAATCACCGAGGCGTTTGAAGCACTAGGAGTAAAGCACGCTCTGGTGCTGGATTCGACATGGATCTGCCAGAAAATCGAGACGCACAGCAGTCTCAGAATGAACGTGCCACGGCTCTACGGCCTAGGTGATCTGAGCCAAATTCTCGATGAGCGGCGGTACAATCAGACGAGAGCCCTCTTGAGTGAGCTTCAGCCTGATTTGGCCAAGACGGTAGTTACTGATACTTACCGAAAAGCTCTACAAGCCCTTCGAAAACACGGCTTCGTGCTACTTGTTGGCGAGCCTGCGGCAGGCAAGACAACCATCGCCTCACTGCTGGCCATGTGTGCAATGGATGAGTGGAAGAGTCAGGTGCTCAAGCTCGAAACTCCCGACCAGGTCAGGAAACACTGGAATACTGAAGAGTCGTCGCAATTCATATGGGTGGACGATGCCTTCGGCGTTACCCAATATGAATCTCATCAAGTAATGGGGTGGAACCGTACTCTGGACTCTGTCTCAGCCATGATCAGACGTGGGCATCGTATTGTTATGACCAGTCGAGATTATATCTACAACCACGCTAAACGTGACCTCAAACGGTCGACGTTCCCATTATTCGATGAAAGCCACGTAGTGATAGACGTGAAGCAACTGACCTCCGAGGAGAGGCAACAGATCCTTTACAATCACGTGAAGCTCGGTGACCAGCCCAAGCACGTCCGTGCTAGATTGAAACGCTTCCTGCCGGATGTAGCCGCACATAGCCGATTCGTTCCAGAAACGGCGCGGCGCTTGGGAAACAGCAACTTTACCAAGACGCTCACGATTAATGAGAGCAGCGTCAACGACTTCGTTGCCAAGCAAGAGCAGTTGCTTGTTGAGACGATGCGCTGCATGGACGCTGACAGTCATGCAGCGTTGGCGTTGATCTACATGAAGGAAGGGGCAATTGAAAGCCCTGTTACGCTCGAGGCAGTGGAAGGTAGTGCAATCGCCAGACTGGGGAGTAACGAGGCCAGTTGCCTTCGGGCGCTTGAAGATCTCAATGGCAGCTATGTGCAATTGGTGGACACCTTGGATAGTCGTGTCTGGCGTTACAAACACCCTACCATAGGAGATGCCTTCGCGCTGATCCTGGCCCAAAGCCCCGAACACCTTCGGATATTTGTCGATGGCACCTCGACGGAGCGTTTGATGGATCTGGTGTCCTGCGGAGATGTAGGCGTGAAAAACGCGACGATCATCCCGCCAAGCATGTTCGAGGAGTTTATACAGCGGATTTACCAATACGTATCAGCAGATCCCTCATCCTCTAAAAATTATCGGAAGCGTGGACGGCTGTACTCGTTTCTGAAGAATCGGAGTAGTCGTGGCTTTTTGGCTAGCTATCTCCAAGTCGATCATAGCCTGCTCGCAGGCATCGTAGAAGACTTTGCGAGATCGTGGTTTACCAGTACAGCCGACTTAGCTCTGTACCTTTTTCGCGAAGGGCTCCTGCCCGAGACTGCCAGAACCTCAATAGTGGAAAAGATCACAAACGAGGTTTTTGAGAGCGACGAACTGTCATACATCTATGATAGAGAAATGCATGAATTTTTTACGCAAGGAGAGCTAAACGACTTTTTGGAGGATATACGGAAATATGTTTTGCCCAATCTCGACGGAATACGCCAAGGTCTAGGGAAGGTCTGAAAAAGACTTCCTGAAAAGGTAAAATGCGTCAGCGCCATTTTCGAGACCACCGCATGAAACAGATGAGCTTTGCAGACGCCGAATACGCTGGTAAACGTAAGCAGACCCGCCGTGAGCGCTTTCTGCTGGAAATGGATCGAGTGGTTCCCTGGAAGCCATTGCTGGCGCTGATCGAGCCGCACTATCCCAAGGGCGAAGGTGGTCGACCTGCTTACCCGCTCGACGCGATGCTGCGAGTTCATCTGATGCAGAACTGGTTTGGGTACAGCGATCCAGCGATGGAAGAAGCGCTGTATGAAACCACCATCTTGCGACTCTTCGCGGGCCTTCAACTTGATCGCATTCCGGATGAAACCACTATTCTCAAATTCCGTCGGCTGCTGGAACGCTACGGCCTGTCCACGGCGTTGTTCGAAGTGGTCAATCGTTACCTGGGTGAGCACGGGCTAATGCTGCGCCACGGCACCGTGGTCGATGCAACCATCATTCATGCACCCAGTTCGACCAAGAACAAAGAAGGTAAGCGCGATCCCGAGATGCATCAGACCAAGAAGGGTAACCAGTATTATTTTGGCATGAAGGCCCACATTGGCGTTGATGCTGAGTCAGGGCTGGTTCACAGTCTCGTGGGGACGGCGGCCAATGCGGGCGATGTTACTCAGGTAGACAAGCTTCTGCATGGCGAAGAAACCCATGTATGCGGTGACGCCGGCTATACCGGCGTTCAGAAACGGGATGAACACAAAGGGCGCAAGCAGGTGGTCTGGTCGATTGCGATGCGCCCAGGCAAGCTCAAGACATTGAGCAAAACCAAGCTGATCGAGAAAGGCTTGCGCCGAATCGAGCGGGCCAAAGCCAGTACACGAGCCAAGGTCGAGCATCCGTTTCGAGTGATCAAATGCCAGTTCGGATTCACCAAGGTGCGCTACAAGGGCCTGGCGAAGAACACGGCCCAGTTGCATACCTTGTTCGCCCTGGCCAACCTATGGATGGCCCGAAAACAGCTGTTAAGTGCAGGATAAATCCGCCCGGAGTACTGGGTACAGCGGCCTGGATGGCCGAAAAGGGGCTGCAACGAGCTGAAAACGCGACTGAGGGCGATGAAATCGTTCCTGAAATGTTTTTTTTGTGAGCCGAGGTCATAATCGCCGCCCATATGGCCGGTATTTCAGACCTTCCCTAGCGAGCGCGTACGATTACGAGAATGATCCAGATAACCACTTTGCCGAGTTGGAGGAACATCTGGACTCCATTTTGCATGCCTACCCAGACTGGCCCGGTATTGATCAGACTATCCAAACCCAGAAATACCGCATTAACGAGTGGGTATCTGAAATATCGCAAGAGCGTGGCAGCGAACCTGCGCAGGGCAGAGAAGATCTTATTTCAACATCCAGTTTTCAAGGTGAGCGGAGCATTTTTGATGACATTGATCTTTAGTGGCAGGCTTATGCTTGCCTTTGTCTTGGATTGCTACAAAAAGAATAGATGAAGGGCTGGTCACAACAAACGGGCAAGCCCCCAATTCGCATTCCTTACTGACCCAGGCTCGCCACTCCACCAACGTATCGGCTTATCAGAAATGAGAGCCGAGCCATGTCATCTTGCTTCCCCTACCAGTATCTGGCTGCTACCAGCCTGCTGATCACAGCCGTGCTGGCAAGTGGTTGTGCGACAACGGTTGTACCGACAGAAACCTCCAACCCTGGAAACGCAGTCTCGGTTCCATGGTCTGCAGAGTCTGAGGTGATTCCCGTTGTACGCCATGGCCGCTACACCCTGGTGGAGCTTGCACCAACTGCAGCACAGCGCGACCTGCTGATGCAGATCGTCGATATGACCCTGCCAGATGATACCAGCGCGTCGGTAGCTGATGGTCTGCGTCAGGTTCTCAAGCACAGCGGCTACCGACTGTGTCAGACCACGTCCACCAACACAGAGCTCTTTGCGCTGCCACTGCCGGCGGCGCACCGGCGTTTGGGGCCCATGACCTTGCGTGATGCGTTGCTGACGCTGGCTGGCCCCGCTTGGGAGTTGCAGGTCTATGAGACAACGCGGGTTATCTGCTTCACCAACCCCCAGTCCAGCGACATTGCTTTGTCACTTTCCAGCATACATCGGCTGGCAGAACCGTGAATCGGGGGCTTGATATGAAACACGGGGCATTGTGCGTTCTGTTGATACTCATGGCACTGCCAGCATGGGCGCAGCCGCCGACCAGGCAAGTCTCTGCCAACCAGCCATCGCAAACCAGCCAGAGCCAGATGGAACAAAGCCACGACCAGCGCTTGGCACGAGAGTGGGGACTGACTAATGAGGAGTGGGCTCGTTATGGTGAATTGATGGACGGCCCGCTGGGAATCTATTCGCCCAACATTGATCCACTTTCAGCCTTGGGTATTGAAGCGCCCTCCGAGCAGGAACAACGTCGCTACGCAGAACTTCAAGTGCAAGCCGAAGCCCAACGAGTCGAAAAATTGCTGGCCTACCAGCGCGCCTACGATGAGGCTTGGCAGCGGTTGTACCCCGACGCGCAGCGCGTGAGTCTGCCCGATGCGACGCCGGGTGGCATGTCAGTTATAGGCAGCGGGCGCGCCGCACTTTTTGTAAAGGACGATTGCGCCCGTTGCGGTTTACTCGTGCAGCGCTTGCAGAAGACAGGCACTGAATTCGATCTGTACATGGTCGACAGCGGTCAGGACGATGCCCGCATCCGTGACCTGGCCAAACGCATGCAGATCGATCCGGCCAGGGTACGAAGCGGTTCCATTACGCTCAATCATGACGGTGGCCGCTGGCTTTCACTCGGTCTGCCGGGTGACCTGCCTGCTGTCGTGCATAGGGTGAATGGGCAATGGCAGCGTCAACAGTGAACACCCTGTTGCGGGTGCCAGCGCTGCTGATTTCGGTCTGGGCGATTAACAGCCAGGCTCAGGAAATCCCGCCGCCGGCTTATCAGTTGGCTGCCCAGCAAGCGGGCATCCCATCGACGGTGCTGTTTGCTGTGGCCTTGCAAGAGAGCGGCCTCCAGCGCAATGACCGCATCATTCCCTGGCCCTGGTCACTGAATATCGCGGGCCAGTCGCATCGATATGCCACGCAATCACAGGCCTGCGCCGGGTTACAGCAAGCGTTGCGCGATGTGCCTCTCAAACGCATCGATGCAGGACTCGCGCAGATCAATCTGGGCTACCAGAAGCACCGCTATCGCCGCCCGTGCGATCTGCTGGACCCCTACACCAACCTGCAAATCGCTGCCGCCATCCTGCGTGAACAATATAGACCCGGCGAAGACTGGCTGTTGGCGATGGGGCGCTATCACCGCCCGGCAGGCGGGGAACCCGCAGCGCGATATCGACGCAGTGTTTCCCAGCATCTGAATCGTGTTCAGGGGTCGTCCGCAACACCACGCACGATGCAATCGGAGGTTTCGCCATGAAAGTGGCCATCCTGATCCTGAGCAGCCTGGTTTGTTGTATCACCGTTATCCCCAGATCAGTGCTGCAAGCAGCAGAGCCCGCAGAACCGCTGATTGTAGTGGACGATCACGGTGGTGCATCGGCATTACCGTATTACGAAGCGCTCAACCTGTTGCCGCGCACCGGCAACTTTCAGCATCCGCCACTTTCCATACCTGAAGCGCCGCCGATGGTATCCAGCGAAACGCAGATGCTGCCGGTGCGCAGTTCAAGGCTGACACCCGGCAAGGTCACGCGACAGGTTATTGAAGCACCGGGGCTACAGCCGTTCTTTCTGATTGGTGATGACGCGGCTTCTCATGCCTGGCTACGCCGCCAGGAGGCCAGTCTGCGTGATCGACAAGCCGCTGGTCTGGTGGTCAACGTTGAGACGCTGGCGGGACTGACACAGCTGCGGGCGTTGGTGCCCGGTCTGCAGCTCTGGCCTGTATCAGGGGACGACCTGGCCGACCGGCTGGGGCTTCGGCACTATCCTGTGCTGATTACCGCTACCGGCATCGAGCAATGATGTCATGGCACAGGCTCAACCGGTCGAGGTGCTGCTGCGTCCTGCGGTGGAGCTGTTCACCGTGGCGGTGTGCATTGGCGCCGCGATTCTATGCCTGGCGGCGCCCTGGTCCCTCGCGCTAAACGCCAGTGTGGGTATGGGTAGTGCCCTGGCATTTGCCGCCTTCGGCGCAATCCGCTTTCGGCAAGCCCAGGCGATCCTGCGCTATCGACGTAATATCCGCCGCCTGCCGCGCTATGTGATGACCAGCCGCGAGGTGCCGGTCAGTCAGCAGCGGCTGTTTATCGGCAAGGGCTTTTTGTGGGAGCAGAAGCATACCCACCGTCTGACGCAAACCTACCGACCTGATTTCCGCCGCTATGTGGAGCCCACAACGGCTTATCGGGTGGCGCGGCGCCTGGAAGAACGACTGGAATTTGCGCCGTTTCCCTTATCGGCGCTGGTGAAGTTCACGACATGGGATGTACCACTCAATCCAGTGCGTCCCTTGCCACCGGTCGGCGGTTTGCCGCGGCTGCATGGCATTGAACCGCACGAGGTCGACGTCAGTCTGCCACTTGGTGAGCGGGTCGGCCATTCACTGGTGCTGGGCACCACACGGGTCGGCAAGACCCGGCTGGCCGAACTGTTCATTACACAGGACATACGCCGCAGGAATCCAGCAGGCGAGCATGAGGTTGTGATTGTCTTCGACCCCAAAGGCGATGCTGATCTGCTGAAACGCATGTACGTCGAGGCGAAACGCGCTGGGCGTGAAGGTGAGTTTTATATCTTCCATCTGGGCTGGCCGGAAATCAGTGCTCGCTACAACGCCGTGGGCCGGTTTGGACGGATTTCCGAAGTGGCCACGCGTATTGCGGGTCAGCTCTCGGGTGAGGGCAACAGCGCTGCCTTTCGGGAGTTCGCCTGGCGTTTCGTCAACATTGTCGCTCGCGCCTTGATTGAGCTGGGGCAGCGCCCGGACTATATGCTGATCCAGCGCCATGTGGTCAATATCGATGCGCTGTTCATCGAATACGCCCAGCACTATTTTGCCCGAACCGACCCGAAAGCCTGGGATGTCATTGTCCAGCTGGAAGGGCGGCTCAACGACAGAAACATACCGCGCAACATGATCGGGCGTGAGAAGCGGGTGGTCGCGCTGGAGCAGTACCTGAGCCAGGTACGCAACTACGACCCGGTACTGGATGGTCTGCGCAGTGCCGTCCGCTACGATAAAACCTATTTCGACAAGATTGTCGCCAGCCTGCTGCCACTGTTGGAAAAACTCACCAGCGGTAAGATCGCGCAGCTACTCGCGCCCGATTATGCGGATCTGACTGACCCCAGGCCCATCTTCGACTGGATGCAGATTATCCGCAAACGGGCAGTGGTCTACGTCGGCCTGGACGCACTGTCCGATACAGAAGTGGCCGCTGCGGTGGGCAACTCGATGTTCTCCGACATGGTGTCGGTCGCAGGCCATATCTATAAACACGGTATCGACGATGGCTTACCGGGCGCATCGGCCGATTCCCGGGTGCCAATTAACGTCCACGCAGATGAATTCAATGAACTCATGGGTGACGAGTTCATCCCGATGATTAACAAAGGCGGTGGAGCCGGCATTCAGGTCACCGCTTATACACAGACCCTGTCGGACATCGAAGCGCGTATCGGCAACCGTGCCAAAGCGGGGCAGGTGATCGGCAACTTCAATAACCTGTTCATGCTCAGGGTCAGAGAGACGGCTACAGCAGAGCTACTGACCAATC
Above is a genomic segment from Halopseudomonas litoralis containing:
- a CDS encoding integrating conjugative element protein — translated: MKVAILILSSLVCCITVIPRSVLQAAEPAEPLIVVDDHGGASALPYYEALNLLPRTGNFQHPPLSIPEAPPMVSSETQMLPVRSSRLTPGKVTRQVIEAPGLQPFFLIGDDAASHAWLRRQEASLRDRQAAGLVVNVETLAGLTQLRALVPGLQLWPVSGDDLADRLGLRHYPVLITATGIEQ
- the traD gene encoding type IV conjugative transfer system coupling protein TraD, whose protein sequence is MAQAQPVEVLLRPAVELFTVAVCIGAAILCLAAPWSLALNASVGMGSALAFAAFGAIRFRQAQAILRYRRNIRRLPRYVMTSREVPVSQQRLFIGKGFLWEQKHTHRLTQTYRPDFRRYVEPTTAYRVARRLEERLEFAPFPLSALVKFTTWDVPLNPVRPLPPVGGLPRLHGIEPHEVDVSLPLGERVGHSLVLGTTRVGKTRLAELFITQDIRRRNPAGEHEVVIVFDPKGDADLLKRMYVEAKRAGREGEFYIFHLGWPEISARYNAVGRFGRISEVATRIAGQLSGEGNSAAFREFAWRFVNIVARALIELGQRPDYMLIQRHVVNIDALFIEYAQHYFARTDPKAWDVIVQLEGRLNDRNIPRNMIGREKRVVALEQYLSQVRNYDPVLDGLRSAVRYDKTYFDKIVASLLPLLEKLTSGKIAQLLAPDYADLTDPRPIFDWMQIIRKRAVVYVGLDALSDTEVAAAVGNSMFSDMVSVAGHIYKHGIDDGLPGASADSRVPINVHADEFNELMGDEFIPMINKGGGAGIQVTAYTQTLSDIEARIGNRAKAGQVIGNFNNLFMLRVRETATAELLTNQLPKVEVYTTTVVSGATDSSDIHGSTDFTSNTQDRISLSSVPMIEPSHVVQLPKGQCFALMQGGNLWKIRMPLPAADPDEVMPADLRELADYMRQSYTESGQWWQNLGTPLQQQELLPEGLLDDDHLQDRGQGGCCHERCARYST
- a CDS encoding transglycosylase SLT domain-containing protein translates to MAASTVNTLLRVPALLISVWAINSQAQEIPPPAYQLAAQQAGIPSTVLFAVALQESGLQRNDRIIPWPWSLNIAGQSHRYATQSQACAGLQQALRDVPLKRIDAGLAQINLGYQKHRYRRPCDLLDPYTNLQIAAAILREQYRPGEDWLLAMGRYHRPAGGEPAARYRRSVSQHLNRVQGSSATPRTMQSEVSP
- a CDS encoding methyltransferase, producing MLSNLLKRRKPQQSPLFTMGSLQLSEKVRWLASKGLIEPLPYVLRHVRGDWGDVEETARQANDDALEQGAPMTSCFSITPRLILMVITSDDHSKTLVQLIDEQVLG
- a CDS encoding nSTAND3 domain-containing NTPase; the encoded protein is MITGKYDLHQLGWHSFQQLCIAVTTTVLGQTVESFLDGNDGGRDGAFKGSWSPQENEIYQGKFVIQCKFSARRGHNLNYSDISDELCKVKRLIDKGQCDIYVIMTNAGVTGASHLKITEAFEALGVKHALVLDSTWICQKIETHSSLRMNVPRLYGLGDLSQILDERRYNQTRALLSELQPDLAKTVVTDTYRKALQALRKHGFVLLVGEPAAGKTTIASLLAMCAMDEWKSQVLKLETPDQVRKHWNTEESSQFIWVDDAFGVTQYESHQVMGWNRTLDSVSAMIRRGHRIVMTSRDYIYNHAKRDLKRSTFPLFDESHVVIDVKQLTSEERQQILYNHVKLGDQPKHVRARLKRFLPDVAAHSRFVPETARRLGNSNFTKTLTINESSVNDFVAKQEQLLVETMRCMDADSHAALALIYMKEGAIESPVTLEAVEGSAIARLGSNEASCLRALEDLNGSYVQLVDTLDSRVWRYKHPTIGDAFALILAQSPEHLRIFVDGTSTERLMDLVSCGDVGVKNATIIPPSMFEEFIQRIYQYVSADPSSSKNYRKRGRLYSFLKNRSSRGFLASYLQVDHSLLAGIVEDFARSWFTSTADLALYLFREGLLPETARTSIVEKITNEVFESDELSYIYDREMHEFFTQGELNDFLEDIRKYVLPNLDGIRQGLGKV
- a CDS encoding IS5 family transposase; its protein translation is MKQMSFADAEYAGKRKQTRRERFLLEMDRVVPWKPLLALIEPHYPKGEGGRPAYPLDAMLRVHLMQNWFGYSDPAMEEALYETTILRLFAGLQLDRIPDETTILKFRRLLERYGLSTALFEVVNRYLGEHGLMLRHGTVVDATIIHAPSSTKNKEGKRDPEMHQTKKGNQYYFGMKAHIGVDAESGLVHSLVGTAANAGDVTQVDKLLHGEETHVCGDAGYTGVQKRDEHKGRKQVVWSIAMRPGKLKTLSKTKLIEKGLRRIERAKASTRAKVEHPFRVIKCQFGFTKVRYKGLAKNTAQLHTLFALANLWMARKQLLSAG
- a CDS encoding TIGR03759 family integrating conjugative element protein codes for the protein MKHGALCVLLILMALPAWAQPPTRQVSANQPSQTSQSQMEQSHDQRLAREWGLTNEEWARYGELMDGPLGIYSPNIDPLSALGIEAPSEQEQRRYAELQVQAEAQRVEKLLAYQRAYDEAWQRLYPDAQRVSLPDATPGGMSVIGSGRAALFVKDDCARCGLLVQRLQKTGTEFDLYMVDSGQDDARIRDLAKRMQIDPARVRSGSITLNHDGGRWLSLGLPGDLPAVVHRVNGQWQRQQ
- the pilL2 gene encoding PFGI-1 class ICE element type IV pilus protein PilL2 — its product is MSSCFPYQYLAATSLLITAVLASGCATTVVPTETSNPGNAVSVPWSAESEVIPVVRHGRYTLVELAPTAAQRDLLMQIVDMTLPDDTSASVADGLRQVLKHSGYRLCQTTSTNTELFALPLPAAHRRLGPMTLRDALLTLAGPAWELQVYETTRVICFTNPQSSDIALSLSSIHRLAEP